From Virgibacillus natechei, the proteins below share one genomic window:
- a CDS encoding cell division protein SepF, with the protein MSIKNKIKNYFTMEDEFEYDYAEEASEPENNTKQQTKHNVVNLTSMQHSASKVVLLEPRNYNEAQEIADNIVNRRAVVINLQRVDNNQAKRIVDFLSGTVYALNGDIQKLGTETFLCTPDNVDVSGTISELSFDEAENEYEKGW; encoded by the coding sequence ATGAGCATTAAAAACAAAATCAAAAATTATTTTACGATGGAAGATGAGTTTGAATATGACTATGCTGAAGAAGCTAGTGAACCAGAAAATAATACCAAACAACAAACAAAACATAATGTGGTTAATCTAACAAGTATGCAGCACTCGGCATCTAAAGTTGTGCTTTTGGAACCTAGAAATTACAATGAAGCCCAGGAAATAGCAGATAATATCGTAAATAGACGCGCAGTGGTTATCAATTTACAACGCGTAGATAACAATCAGGCAAAAAGAATTGTTGACTTTCTTAGCGGTACGGTATATGCCTTAAATGGGGATATTCAAAAACTTGGAACAGAAACTTTTCTCTGTACACCAGATAATGTCGATGTGTCGGGGACAATATCCGAATTATCGTTTGACGAAGCCGAAAATGAATATGAAAAAGGATGGTAG
- a CDS encoding YggT family protein — MFQLYNLLDTALTIYSFALIIYIFMSWFPGARESAFGEFLGKISEPYLEVFRRFIPPLGMIDLSPIVAIITLSFARMGLGTLFSMLLS, encoded by the coding sequence ATGTTCCAATTGTATAACCTATTAGATACTGCATTAACGATTTACAGTTTCGCATTAATAATCTATATTTTTATGTCTTGGTTTCCAGGAGCTAGGGAGTCAGCATTTGGTGAGTTTTTAGGGAAAATATCAGAGCCTTATCTTGAAGTTTTCCGTAGGTTTATTCCTCCATTGGGTATGATCGACTTATCTCCAATCGTAGCTATTATTACGCTCAGTTTCGCGAGGATGGGCTTAGGAACATTATTTTCAATGCTGCTCTCCTAA
- a CDS encoding YlmH family RNA-binding protein — protein MNIYQHFRKEEQPFIDQVLSWIEHVEKSFQIKVTDFLDPREQQIMHVLIGTNSDVRLYQYGGGEHAERKRAIIAPIYEEIEEASYQLILLQAHYQDKFISLEHRDVMGAFLSLGIQRKKLGDIFVGDGTVQIVMADEIAPFVLANLTTIKRAKIKLEEQPFSSFIETEKQWIETDQTVSSLRLDAVVKEIYNVSRKEAADFIKKQQVKVNFKVVDDGKFILQEGDLLSARGKGRSKLVKINGQTKKDKWRITTAILSL, from the coding sequence ATGAATATTTATCAACATTTTCGTAAAGAAGAACAACCATTTATTGATCAAGTATTATCATGGATTGAGCATGTTGAAAAGTCATTTCAGATAAAAGTAACCGACTTCCTGGATCCAAGAGAGCAGCAAATTATGCATGTATTAATTGGGACAAACAGTGACGTGCGGTTATATCAGTATGGCGGTGGTGAGCATGCTGAAAGGAAGCGTGCTATTATCGCACCAATCTATGAAGAGATTGAAGAAGCCTCCTATCAACTTATATTATTACAGGCACATTATCAGGATAAGTTTATATCATTAGAACACCGTGATGTGATGGGAGCATTTTTATCCCTGGGCATACAACGTAAGAAACTTGGTGATATTTTTGTTGGTGATGGTACCGTACAAATTGTCATGGCAGATGAAATTGCCCCGTTTGTGTTGGCCAATCTAACCACAATTAAAAGAGCTAAGATTAAGCTTGAAGAACAACCATTTTCTTCATTTATTGAAACGGAAAAACAATGGATTGAGACGGATCAAACCGTTTCTTCGTTGCGGTTGGATGCAGTCGTAAAAGAAATATATAACGTATCTAGAAAAGAAGCTGCAGACTTTATAAAAAAACAGCAGGTAAAAGTGAATTTTAAAGTAGTAGACGATGGTAAATTTATTTTACAAGAGGGTGATTTACTTTCAGCTCGGGGCAAGGGTAGAAGTAAGCTGGTAAAAATAAATGGCCAAACAAAGAAAGATAAGTGGAGGATAACGACCGCTATTTTATCTTTATAA
- a CDS encoding DivIVA domain-containing protein: MPLTPLDVHNKEFTRSFRGYDEDEVNEFLDQVIKDYETVIREKKDLQEKVEQLDEKLGHFTNIEETLNKSILVAQETAEEVKGSATKESKLIIKEAEKNADRIINDALSKSRRISMDVEELKKQAKVFRTRLKMLVEAQLDMIGTDDWEDLFDEELGEELEFAENKS, translated from the coding sequence GTGCCATTAACACCGTTAGATGTTCATAATAAAGAGTTTACAAGAAGCTTCCGAGGATATGATGAAGATGAAGTGAACGAATTTCTTGATCAAGTCATCAAAGATTATGAAACAGTAATAAGAGAAAAAAAAGATTTACAGGAAAAAGTTGAGCAGTTGGATGAAAAACTTGGACACTTTACGAATATTGAAGAAACATTAAATAAATCAATTTTGGTGGCTCAGGAGACTGCTGAGGAAGTGAAAGGTAGTGCTACTAAAGAATCTAAATTAATTATTAAAGAAGCTGAAAAAAATGCGGATCGAATTATAAACGATGCGCTAAGCAAATCAAGACGTATATCAATGGATGTAGAAGAGTTAAAGAAACAAGCAAAGGTTTTCCGAACACGTCTGAAAATGCTTGTTGAAGCACAACTTGATATGATTGGAACAGATGATTGGGAGGATTTATTCGATGAGGAATTGGGCGAGGAGCTCGAGTTTGCTGAAAATAAGTCTTAG